The following proteins come from a genomic window of Amaranthus tricolor cultivar Red isolate AtriRed21 chromosome 14, ASM2621246v1, whole genome shotgun sequence:
- the LOC130799401 gene encoding uncharacterized protein LOC130799401, translated as MTGGLEKLNYNNYTYWSTCIESYLQGQDLWEVVGGCNTILPEPKIVTVDSDKESTVVENEAFRRWNIKADKAMYVLKTTIDKELVEYIRKAETPKVAWDTLATLFSKKNDARLQMLESELMTISQGDLTINQYFKKVKSLCSEIAELDPEEKISEQCIRRIIAHGLRHEFNGFMAAIRGWLTQPTLLELENMLANQEALTRQITGVSPRKEEEALFGGQKKDRHNNMSKPNVKGKPGQQWKPNQGRKASGGAQTQSQKMTIKKIVATTASQEQTTQESSDNEKTWDAEAAVAIASSQVEENEEVVLAVVPKEEKINYRSDWIIDSGCSNYMTRDVQKLEDLEKYKGNQVIATANNSKLPIRYVGKTKVIPGPNYTPVQLKDVFHVPGPNSGCYVLFGPQEVRVQERQ; from the exons ATGACTGGTGGTCTTGAGAAGTTAAATTACAACAACTATACATATTGGAGCACCTGCATAGAGTCCTACCTTCAAGGTCAGGATCTATGGGAGGTGGTAGGCGGATGCAATACGATTCTGCCGGAACCCAAAATAGTAACTGTTGACTCTGACAAGGAAAGCACGGTAGTTGAAAATGAAGCCTTTAGAAGGTGGAATATTAAAGCCGATAAGGCAATGTATGTACTCAAAACAACAATTGATAAAGAGTTGGTTGAGTACATACGAAAAGCAGAAACCCCGAAGGTTGCTTGGGACACCCTAGCAACGTTGTTCTCGAAAAAGAATGACGCTCGACTCCAAATGTTGGAAAGTGAGCTAATGACAATCTCACAAGGGGACTTGACAATAAATCAATACTTTAAGAAAGTTAAGTCTCTTTGTAGCGAGATTGCCGAACTTGACCCTGAAGAAAAGATTAGCGAGCAATGCATAAGGAGGATAATCGCCCATGGCCTAAGACACGAGTTTAATGGGTTCATGGCAGCCATCCGAGGGTGGTTGACTCAGCCGACGTTGCTAGAGTTGGAGAACATGCTCGCTAATCAGGAGGCTTTGACGAGGCAAATCACTGGAGTCTCGCCTAGGAAGGAAGAAGAGGCTCTATTCGGAGGCCAGAAGAAAGATCGACACAATAACATGTCAAAGCCGAACGTCAAAGGCAAACCTGGTCAACAATGGAAGCCCAACCAGGGGAGGAAAGCTTCAGGGGGAGCTCAAACTCAATCTCAGAAGATGACGATCAAAAAGATCGTTGCTACAACTGCG AGCCAGGAACAGACGACTCAAGAAAGCAGCGACAATGAAAAAACATGGGATGCTGAAGCAGCAGTCGCAATAGCATCTTCACAAGTGGAGGAGAACGAAGAAGTTGTTCTCGCGGTGGTACCCAAGGAGGAGAAAATCAACTACAGGAGTGACTGGATAATTGATTCTGGTTGCTCAAATTATATGACACGGGACGTACAAAAATTAGAAGACTTGGAGAAGTACAAAGGAAATCAAGTCATCGCAACAGCCAACAACTCCAAACTGCCCATCCGCTACGTCGGTAAGACAAAAGTCATTCCTGGACCAAATTATACACCAGTCCAACTAAAGGATGTTTTTCACGTCCCCGGACCAAATTCTGGTTGCTACGTCTTGTTTGGACCACAAGAAGTAAGGGTACAGGAACGCCAATAA